The genomic segment CAGTTTCGACGTCAGCACCACATTGCCGAAGGTGAAGCGCGCCTTGGTGGTCGACATTTCGATGCCGATTTCGCTGTCGGCATCCTCGATCAACTTCTGCACTTCGGTCACGGCCTTGCGCGGAATGATCACGCCCGGCATGCCCGGCGAGCCTTGCGGCGCCGGCATTTCGACACGCGCCAGACGATGGCCATCGGTGGCGACGGCGCGCAGCATGGTGTGGCCACCGGAATCGGTGGTGTGCATGAAGATGCCGTTCAGATAGTAGCGCGTCTCTTCGGTCGAGATGGCGAACTGCGTCTTCTCGATCAGTTTCTTCAGATCGCCCGCCGGCAGAACGAATTTGTGGCTGAGATCGCCGGCATTGAGATCGGGGAAATCGGTCTCGGGCAGCGATTGCAGGGTGAAGCGCGAACGGCCCGAGCGCAGCAGCAGCTGGCCGCCCTCGCCCGACTGTTCCAGCGACACCTGAGCGCCGTCCGGCAATTTGCGGACGATGTCATAGAGGGTGTGGGCGGGCAGTGTCGTGGCGCCCGCCTGGCCGACATCGGCCGCCACCGTTTCGGTGATCTCGAGATCAAGATCGGTCGCTTTCAGCAGCAGCGATCGGCCGGCTGCCTGCAGCAACACGTTGGACAGAATCGGGATCGTATTGCGCCGCTCGACGACCCTGTGTACATGCCCGAGCGATTTCAGAAGCGCTGCGCGCTCCAGCGTGACCTTCATAGCCGGACCCATTCCCTGATATTCAGCCCAATAGCTTGTCCCAAAGGGCTGAAATTGTCGCCGTTTGCAAGGCCCTGTGCAAGCGCGCCTCGAGCCCGTGTGGACAGCGGCCCCGACTTTCAACAGCTTTCCACCGCGTTGCGGTAAAGACACCCATGCTTTACCGGGGCTTAATCCGGACGCCGTAATTTCTCATTGCCGCCGCTTTCCTCGGTCGATCTGCCATCGATCCCCTTGAGAAACGACCGGCGGGGCGGGCGTGGAGTGCAATGCGCGGTATTTTCAGCAGGAAAGAGCCCGTTTTCGACTCGCCGAAGCGGCGATCCGAAGAATTGCGCG from the Beijerinckia sp. 28-YEA-48 genome contains:
- the dnaN gene encoding DNA polymerase III subunit beta produces the protein MKVTLERAALLKSLGHVHRVVERRNTIPILSNVLLQAAGRSLLLKATDLDLEITETVAADVGQAGATTLPAHTLYDIVRKLPDGAQVSLEQSGEGGQLLLRSGRSRFTLQSLPETDFPDLNAGDLSHKFVLPAGDLKKLIEKTQFAISTEETRYYLNGIFMHTTDSGGHTMLRAVATDGHRLARVEMPAPQGSPGMPGVIIPRKAVTEVQKLIEDADSEIGIEMSTTKARFTFGNVVLTSKLIDGTFPDYTRVIPTNNDKRLTVERGSFAQAVDRVSTISSERGRAVKLAIADGKLTLSVTNPDSGSAVEELEVDYDSTAIDIGFNARYLLDITSQLDSDTALFKLADAGSPTVIQDRDGAAALYVLMPMRV